One Nostoc sp. UHCC 0302 DNA window includes the following coding sequences:
- a CDS encoding EAL domain-containing protein: MLPQIFSSLIPKELLRVPLRVALVVPFVLQISAAVGLTAFFSLKNGQKAVNEVATELINEVTTRIHQHITDYMKTPQLVTEINANVMRFGELDFSNEKSLEQHLWYQMQLFKSLSPIAFANVQGEIYSVDRLNNGLLVIRILNQSTGGRYHTYSTDNQGNRVNLIRVSTTFDPRTRPWYTEAVKAGKPTWSAVYPYFSSSGLAISATRPVYNKTGTLLGVTNATLSLSQLDDFLQKFKIGRSGKTFIIERSGDLVASSSVEQPFVLSQEYGGFERRKPPLGLSASLKFLKGEPKPRRLKAIASSDHVIRLTTQHLLKEFDNFSNIDQSHQINFKIDGQRQFIKLMPFTDSYGLNWVIVVVVPEADFMEHIQANTRTTILLCLGAFILAIVTGVITSHWISQPIFRLSLASKAIANGNLDQTVTVEGINELRVLAQTHNQMADQLKKSFAELVEANRQLKDEIGERQQVEEALRLSEQRFRLAVDNFPHPFVIYDAERRLQFVNAFGVNRSGYTESALLGYKDEELFPPEVTNTYLPLLQKTVEMRTLQTGECKINLPGGPFTIVVTYVPLLNEHGEIHQIFGHTHDITERKRAEEQLLHNAFHDALTSLPNRALFIERLKSALQRAKRQENFLFAVLFLDLDRFKVINDSLGHLLGDKFLLAIANRLRSCISYQDTAARIGGDEFTILLEDIRNVSDAIGVAEKIQQQLALPFELDGQEVFTTVSIGIALSSTVEYNQPEDLLRDADTAMYRAKALGRACHKLFNPNMYTNALSRLQLETDLRRAIERQEFRVYYQPIVSLSSGRILGFEALLRWQHPERGLVSPDDFIPLAEETGLIVEIGYWVLYESCRQMQAWRLHEFTNSPEKISVNLSVKQFSQPNLIEQIKKIVHSTGLDAFSLVLEITESVIIENSNELTAALWQLQQMGIGLSIDDFGTGYSSLGRLHDFPINVLKIDRSFVSSLDANGGRNLGMIEIIVTLAHKLGMNVIAEGVETNEQLTFLRKLNCEYGQGYLFSHPLDSLAATALIAANPQW; encoded by the coding sequence ATGCTACCGCAGATTTTCTCGTCTCTAATTCCTAAAGAACTATTGAGAGTGCCACTACGTGTAGCTCTTGTAGTACCTTTTGTCTTGCAAATCTCTGCTGCTGTAGGGCTAACAGCATTTTTTTCCTTGAAAAATGGTCAGAAAGCTGTGAATGAAGTTGCTACCGAACTGATAAATGAAGTTACAACTCGGATTCATCAACATATTACAGATTATATGAAAACACCTCAACTCGTCACTGAAATTAACGCTAATGTGATGCGTTTTGGCGAGTTAGATTTTAGTAATGAAAAGAGCTTAGAACAGCATCTATGGTATCAGATGCAGTTATTTAAATCTTTAAGCCCTATTGCATTTGCCAATGTACAAGGAGAAATTTATTCAGTTGATCGCCTTAATAATGGCTTGTTAGTAATCAGAATATTAAACCAATCAACTGGTGGTAGATACCATACTTACAGTACTGATAACCAAGGTAATCGTGTTAACTTAATTCGAGTTAGCACAACCTTTGATCCCCGTACTCGTCCTTGGTATACAGAGGCTGTAAAAGCAGGTAAACCTACTTGGAGCGCAGTTTATCCCTATTTCTCTTCATCTGGACTAGCGATTAGCGCCACACGGCCTGTTTATAACAAAACAGGTACTTTATTAGGAGTTACAAATGCAACTCTATCTCTTTCGCAACTGGATGATTTTTTGCAAAAATTCAAGATTGGTCGCTCAGGAAAGACATTTATTATCGAGCGTTCTGGAGATTTGGTAGCAAGTTCATCAGTTGAGCAGCCTTTTGTTCTGAGTCAGGAGTACGGAGGTTTTGAAAGGAGAAAGCCTCCGCTTGGACTTTCCGCTTCGCTGAAGTTTCTCAAAGGAGAGCCGAAACCCAGACGACTAAAAGCGATCGCCAGCAGCGATCATGTTATTCGGTTAACAACACAGCATTTACTCAAAGAGTTTGATAACTTTAGCAACATTGATCAAAGCCATCAGATAAACTTCAAAATTGATGGTCAGCGGCAATTCATTAAATTAATGCCATTTACAGATAGCTACGGGCTAAATTGGGTGATTGTCGTAGTGGTTCCAGAAGCTGACTTTATGGAGCATATCCAAGCCAACACACGAACTACGATTTTGCTGTGTTTAGGAGCATTTATCCTGGCTATAGTAACAGGAGTTATTACCTCCCATTGGATTAGCCAGCCAATTTTTCGCTTAAGTTTAGCCTCAAAGGCGATCGCTAATGGTAATTTAGACCAAACCGTTACAGTAGAAGGCATAAACGAACTTAGAGTTCTCGCTCAGACTCATAACCAAATGGCTGATCAATTAAAAAAATCCTTTGCTGAACTGGTAGAGGCTAACAGACAGCTAAAGGATGAAATTGGTGAGCGTCAGCAGGTGGAAGAGGCGCTGCGCCTAAGCGAACAACGATTTCGATTAGCAGTTGATAACTTCCCACATCCATTTGTGATTTATGATGCCGAGCGGCGGTTGCAATTTGTCAATGCTTTCGGAGTTAACCGCAGTGGTTATACTGAGTCAGCACTTTTAGGCTACAAAGACGAAGAATTATTTCCACCGGAAGTCACAAATACCTATCTCCCACTCCTGCAAAAAACAGTAGAGATGCGTACCTTGCAAACCGGAGAATGCAAAATCAATTTGCCTGGTGGGCCATTCACCATCGTTGTCACCTATGTGCCGCTTTTGAATGAACATGGAGAAATTCACCAGATTTTCGGACACACCCATGACATTACTGAGCGCAAACGGGCAGAAGAACAGCTACTGCATAATGCATTTCACGATGCACTAACAAGTTTACCAAATCGAGCTTTATTTATAGAGCGCTTAAAATCTGCACTCCAACGAGCTAAGCGACAGGAGAATTTTTTATTTGCTGTACTGTTTTTGGATCTGGATCGGTTTAAAGTAATCAATGATAGTCTGGGACATTTACTTGGAGACAAATTTCTACTCGCAATAGCAAATAGGTTGCGATCGTGCATAAGCTACCAAGATACAGCTGCCCGGATTGGGGGAGATGAATTTACAATCTTGCTTGAAGACATCCGAAATGTGTCAGACGCCATAGGAGTGGCTGAAAAGATTCAACAACAACTGGCACTACCTTTTGAGCTTGACGGGCAAGAAGTGTTTACAACAGTAAGTATTGGCATCGCTTTGAGTTCTACCGTGGAATATAACCAACCAGAAGACTTGCTCAGAGATGCTGATACGGCGATGTACCGAGCCAAGGCGCTAGGCAGAGCGTGCCATAAACTATTCAACCCAAATATGTATACTAATGCTCTGTCCAGATTGCAGTTAGAAACAGATTTGCGTCGAGCAATTGAACGCCAAGAATTTCGGGTTTATTACCAACCGATTGTTTCACTCAGCAGCGGTAGAATTTTAGGTTTTGAAGCTCTGCTTCGCTGGCAACACCCAGAGCGTGGTCTAGTTTCTCCAGATGATTTTATCCCCTTAGCAGAAGAAACGGGATTGATTGTTGAGATTGGTTACTGGGTGCTGTATGAGTCGTGCCGCCAGATGCAAGCTTGGCGGCTACACGAGTTCACAAACTCGCCTGAAAAAATCAGCGTAAATCTTTCTGTCAAGCAATTTTCCCAGCCGAATTTGATTGAGCAGATTAAAAAAATTGTGCATTCGACTGGTCTTGATGCTTTCTCTCTCGTACTAGAAATTACTGAAAGCGTAATTATAGAAAATAGCAATGAGTTAACTGCTGCTTTATGGCAACTTCAACAGATGGGGATTGGGTTATCTATTGATGACTTCGGTACTGGCTATTCCTCATTAGGTCGCTTGCATGACTTTCCAATTAATGTATTGAAGATTGACCGTTCTTTCGTTAGCTCACTAGATGCTAATGGTGGTAGAAATTTAGGAATGATTGAGATAATTGTGACACTAGCACACAAACTCGGCATGAATGTGATTGCTGAAGGAGTCGAGACAAACGAGCAACTAACCTTTCTGAGAAAGTTGAACTGTGAGTATGGGCAGGGATATTTATTTTCCCACCCATTAGATAGCTTGGCAGCGACAGCATTAATCGCGGCGAATCCTCAATGGTGA
- a CDS encoding zinc-binding alcohol dehydrogenase family protein — MKAIATYEYRETSNPDCFTEIDIEIPQPSGRDLLVRVKAISVNPVDYKVRSSIKEKQTTPRILGWDAAGIVEAVGNEVTLFKPGDQVYYAGSITRPGSNSEYQLVDERIVGKKPINLTFEAAAALPLTTITAWEALFERLGIEPQKTSKNQASKVLIIGGAGGVGSIAIQLAKQVAGLVIIATASRPETIDWCKKMGADYTINHHQPFKTELETIGIKEVDYILCFNDTEQHLQNMADVIKPQGKICSIVETKQPLNMNVLQWKSVTFVWEFMYTKPVYETEDIQSQHDLLNQVGELVTQGIIQTTMTKNLGSLNTVNLAKAHTELESGRTIGKLVLSGINS, encoded by the coding sequence ATGAAAGCGATCGCTACATACGAATATCGAGAAACTAGCAACCCCGACTGTTTTACTGAGATTGATATCGAAATACCACAACCAAGTGGCAGAGATTTACTGGTTCGCGTCAAAGCAATTTCTGTTAACCCAGTTGATTACAAAGTCCGCTCGTCTATCAAAGAAAAACAAACAACGCCGCGAATTCTAGGATGGGATGCTGCCGGAATTGTGGAAGCGGTTGGCAATGAAGTAACTTTGTTTAAACCTGGTGATCAAGTTTACTACGCAGGCAGCATCACTCGTCCTGGTAGCAACAGTGAATATCAACTAGTTGATGAACGCATAGTCGGCAAGAAACCTATTAATCTTACATTTGAAGCGGCGGCAGCACTTCCATTAACAACTATTACCGCTTGGGAAGCCTTATTTGAGCGATTAGGAATTGAACCACAAAAAACATCTAAAAATCAAGCCTCCAAAGTATTGATTATTGGTGGTGCAGGGGGTGTAGGTTCTATCGCTATCCAACTAGCGAAACAGGTTGCAGGGCTGGTCATTATTGCCACAGCATCTAGACCCGAAACCATAGATTGGTGCAAAAAAATGGGTGCTGATTACACAATCAATCACCATCAACCGTTCAAGACAGAACTAGAGACTATTGGAATCAAAGAAGTTGATTACATTCTCTGTTTTAACGATACAGAACAGCATCTACAAAATATGGCAGATGTGATTAAACCGCAAGGAAAAATCTGTTCTATTGTTGAAACGAAACAACCTTTGAATATGAATGTTTTGCAGTGGAAAAGCGTAACATTTGTTTGGGAGTTTATGTATACCAAGCCCGTATATGAAACAGAAGATATCCAATCTCAACACGACTTGTTAAATCAAGTAGGTGAGCTAGTTACTCAAGGGATTATACAAACAACTATGACCAAAAATTTGGGTTCACTAAATACAGTAAACCTAGCCAAGGCACATACTGAGCTTGAATCTGGGAGAACGATTGGTAAATTAGTGCTTTCTGGAATAAATAGCTAA
- the glgX gene encoding glycogen debranching protein GlgX, translating to MYVAVWPGNVYPLGASWDGKGTNFALFSENATGVELCLFDTDDEEIRLPLTEKNNFVWHGYLPGVGPGQRYGFRVHGPWAPEVGHRFNPNKLLIDPYAKAIESEISNDPAIFGYSLDSPEKDLAFCELDDAKIMPKCIVVDQSFDWGDDKLLYRPWHETVIYETHVKGFTKLHPDIPEELRGTYAGLVHPAAIQHLQQLGITAVELMPVHHFLSNPGHLAETGLSNYWGYDSINYFAPHSSYSASGTLGEQVTEFKQMVKALHFAGIEVILDVVYNHTGEGNHLGPTLSLRGIDNAVYYRLVKDDPRYYMDFTGCGNSLNVRHAQVLKLIMDSLRYWVTEMHVDGFRFDLASALARELYEVDNLSAFFDIIHQDPILADVKLIAEPWDLGEGGYQVGNFPLRWSEWNGRYRDTARDFWRGEDNSLGQFAYCFTGSPDLYQTNGRNPNASINFITAHDGFTLNDLVSYNEKHNEANGEDNRDGESHNRSWNCGVEGETDDPEVLRLRERQRRNFLATLMLSQGVPMLLEGDEIGCTQKGNNNAYCQDNEIAWRHWDLQKANADLLDFTRELIYFRHQHPVFRRRKWFQGRPIHGFGISDIAWFNADGSEMTERQWLVSYAKVLEIFLNGEGITTPGPQGERIIDESFLLFFNAHYEMIDFALPDGLKERVLEIVIDTNEPRFIQPGKLVSGNQTVPVTERSLVVLRLIG from the coding sequence ATGTATGTAGCTGTCTGGCCGGGGAATGTATATCCTTTAGGTGCTAGTTGGGATGGTAAAGGCACAAACTTTGCTTTATTTTCAGAGAATGCAACTGGTGTAGAGCTTTGTTTATTCGATACCGATGACGAAGAGATCCGCTTACCTTTAACTGAAAAAAACAATTTCGTTTGGCACGGTTATTTACCAGGAGTGGGGCCGGGGCAACGGTATGGTTTTAGAGTACATGGCCCTTGGGCCCCAGAGGTAGGCCATCGCTTTAACCCCAACAAACTACTAATTGACCCTTATGCTAAAGCAATTGAGAGTGAGATTAGTAATGATCCAGCTATCTTTGGCTACTCTTTGGATAGTCCTGAAAAAGACCTAGCTTTTTGTGAACTAGATGATGCCAAAATAATGCCAAAGTGTATTGTCGTTGATCAATCCTTTGATTGGGGAGATGACAAACTGCTATACAGACCTTGGCACGAAACTGTGATTTATGAAACTCATGTCAAAGGTTTTACCAAGCTACATCCAGATATTCCAGAAGAATTGCGTGGTACTTATGCTGGGTTGGTACATCCAGCAGCAATTCAACACTTACAGCAATTAGGAATTACAGCAGTTGAACTAATGCCTGTGCATCACTTTTTGTCCAATCCGGGACATTTAGCCGAAACAGGACTAAGCAACTACTGGGGCTACGATTCCATCAACTACTTTGCACCCCACTCTAGCTACAGCGCGAGTGGAACTCTCGGAGAGCAGGTGACAGAATTCAAGCAAATGGTCAAGGCTCTGCACTTTGCGGGAATTGAAGTGATTTTAGATGTGGTCTACAATCACACTGGCGAAGGCAATCATTTAGGCCCAACACTGTCGCTGCGAGGCATTGATAATGCAGTGTACTACCGCTTGGTCAAGGATGATCCTCGCTACTACATGGACTTTACAGGTTGTGGTAACTCTCTGAATGTACGCCATGCCCAAGTATTGAAGTTAATTATGGATAGCTTACGCTATTGGGTGACAGAAATGCACGTCGATGGCTTTCGCTTTGATTTAGCTTCGGCACTGGCGCGAGAATTATATGAAGTAGATAATCTCTCAGCTTTCTTTGATATTATTCACCAAGACCCAATCTTGGCAGATGTCAAGCTAATTGCTGAACCTTGGGATTTGGGAGAAGGCGGCTATCAAGTAGGTAACTTTCCGCTGCGTTGGTCTGAGTGGAATGGTAGGTATCGAGATACTGCACGAGATTTCTGGCGCGGTGAAGATAATAGCTTAGGGCAATTTGCTTACTGTTTCACTGGTAGCCCTGACTTATATCAAACAAACGGGCGTAATCCGAATGCAAGCATTAATTTTATAACTGCTCACGATGGCTTCACCCTTAACGATTTGGTCAGCTACAACGAAAAGCACAACGAAGCCAACGGCGAAGATAATCGTGATGGTGAAAGCCATAACAGATCCTGGAATTGTGGTGTAGAAGGCGAAACTGATGACCCGGAAGTATTGCGCTTACGGGAACGTCAACGGCGCAACTTTCTAGCAACCCTAATGCTGTCTCAGGGTGTTCCAATGCTGCTAGAAGGAGACGAAATTGGCTGTACTCAGAAGGGTAATAATAATGCCTACTGTCAAGATAATGAAATTGCTTGGCGTCACTGGGACTTGCAAAAAGCAAACGCAGACTTATTAGACTTTACACGCGAACTAATTTATTTCCGCCATCAGCATCCAGTATTTCGGCGGCGTAAGTGGTTCCAAGGTCGCCCGATTCACGGTTTTGGGATTAGTGATATTGCTTGGTTTAATGCTGATGGCAGTGAAATGACCGAAAGACAGTGGCTAGTTAGTTACGCCAAAGTATTAGAAATTTTCTTGAATGGAGAGGGAATTACTACTCCAGGGCCTCAAGGTGAGCGAATTATTGATGAGAGTTTTCTACTATTTTTTAACGCTCACTACGAGATGATTGACTTTGCCCTACCAGATGGGCTTAAAGAAAGAGTATTGGAAATAGTAATTGATACTAATGAACCTCGGTTTATCCAGCCAGGGAAGTTGGTTTCAGGGAATCAAACTGTACCTGTTACAGAGCGATCGCTTGTCGTGTTACGGCTGATTGGTTAA
- a CDS encoding chlorophyll a/b-binding protein, which produces MNTNKTTELPTEAKAYNGADRNAWIFGWNPQQELWNGRLAMIGFVAYLFWDLASYSLVRDVLHLIR; this is translated from the coding sequence CTGAATACTAATAAAACTACTGAGTTACCTACTGAAGCTAAAGCCTATAACGGCGCTGATCGCAATGCCTGGATTTTTGGTTGGAACCCTCAACAAGAACTCTGGAATGGGCGTTTAGCGATGATTGGCTTTGTTGCTTACCTATTCTGGGATTTAGCTAGTTATAGTTTAGTACGTGACGTACTCCACTTAATTCGCTAA
- a CDS encoding general stress protein has translation MITKDTIRAVGVFANSQEIEQAINELRTANFPVEKVSVIAKDVEQGEQLGEAEISDRIGDQDVNTTGAVGDTLTATTWGSVLVGLSSLALPGLGAVLAAGSVGVALVTSVAGVAVGAAANQNLVKALTDLGIPEERARVYSDRLQQSYYLLILEGNEAEIHRAEAILREQGIQYWGIYDSPQTESR, from the coding sequence ATGATAACTAAAGACACTATACGTGCAGTAGGAGTATTTGCCAATTCTCAAGAAATAGAGCAGGCAATTAATGAATTGAGAACTGCAAACTTTCCTGTAGAGAAAGTTTCTGTCATTGCTAAAGATGTAGAGCAGGGCGAACAACTAGGCGAAGCAGAGATAAGCGATCGCATTGGTGATCAAGATGTAAACACAACAGGAGCAGTAGGGGATACACTCACAGCAACTACTTGGGGTAGCGTGTTAGTTGGTTTGAGTAGTCTGGCACTTCCTGGCTTAGGAGCTGTCTTAGCAGCAGGTTCCGTCGGTGTAGCATTAGTTACTAGCGTGGCAGGTGTTGCTGTAGGAGCAGCAGCAAATCAGAATTTAGTGAAAGCATTAACTGATTTAGGCATCCCCGAAGAACGAGCTAGAGTTTATAGCGATCGCCTTCAACAAAGTTACTATTTGCTCATATTAGAGGGCAACGAAGCAGAAATTCATCGTGCTGAAGCAATATTACGCGAGCAAGGTATTCAATATTGGGGTATTTATGATTCCCCCCAAACTGAAAGTCGATAA